Within the Deltaproteobacteria bacterium RBG_16_64_85 genome, the region ACCCCCGAGGCGATCCAGAAGGGCGTCGTCAAGGGGATGGTGTCGTCGCTGGAAATCCTTCAGGACTTCAAGTTCGCCGCCTACACGCCTTACGCCACTATCGCCAACCTGCCCGTCGTCACCTTCGCGGTCGTCATGAACAAGGAGAAGTGGAACTCCCTCCCGCCGGACGTGAAGAAGGTGCTCGACGACATGCGCCGGGAACAGGCGCTGTGGACGGGGACCTACGTGGACAGTCACGTCACGGAAGCCCTGGACTGGTCCAGGAAGAGCTACGACCACCAGGTGTTCACCTTGCCGGCCGACGACAGCGATGCCGTCAGGAACCTTCTCAAGCCGATGGTGGACGATTACATCAGGCGGGTGACCGCGCTCAACCTGCCCGCGAACCAGATCGTCGCGGACGCGCTGGCGCTGAAGAAGAAGCACGAGCAGCAGTACAAGTAGCCCGCGGTCCCGATGGATCTGGAACGGCTTTCCGCGCTGCTGCGGAAGCTCCTGATGATCGCAGGCGGGGTCGCGCTGCTGGCGCTCACTCTTCTGGCCACGATGAACGTCGCTCTGAGGATCTTCCAGGCCCCGGTGAGCGGCACGTATGAGATCGTCTCCTTTCTTGGAGCGATCGTCACCGCCGGCGCCCTCGGCTATACCCAGAAACGCAAGGATCACATCGTCGTGGACATCCTTTCGGACAGGTTTCCCGACGCCGTCAAGAGGGCGCTCGACGGCGCGAGCTACAC harbors:
- a CDS encoding C4-dicarboxylate ABC transporter permease, which translates into the protein MERLSALLRKLLMIAGGVALLALTLLATMNVALRIFQAPVSGTYEIVSFLGAIVTAGALGYTQKRKDHIVVDILSDRFPDAVKRALDGASYTLMLVLFSIISWQIFVYGKRLWQTGELSETLKIAYFPFVFCASLGFAALALTIFLDLLETIWTKGEKR